In the genome of Desulfuromonas acetexigens, one region contains:
- the pgaB gene encoding poly-beta-1,6-N-acetyl-D-glucosamine N-deacetylase PgaB has protein sequence MARIWMIFRLAIFFFAAPVGAEAYTVLCYHDVQEVANDPDGMTVSTANLTAQFAWLRENGYKVVGIDDLLAAREGKRPLPKKAVLLSFDDGYASFYRTVFPLLKAFDYPAVLALVGRWIETPAGQTVPYGDQQVPREHFMSWDQIREVADSKLVEIASHSYDLHHGEPANPQGNTQPAMTSRRYDPTSGRYETDEAYRHRLAEDFARNTDLLQERLGRRPRVMVWPYGEYNGLARELAAKQGMETTLTLESGVNQPDNLANVRRDLILYDPGLADFVWNLRHPTDTNPPQRVVHADLDYVYDPDPAQQEKNLGRLLERVKTLGVSTVYLQSFSDPDGDGVAEALYFPNRHLPVRADLFNRAAWQLRTRAGVRVYAWMPLLAFAIGEEKDLILAWRAEGEAAPDPGHYRRLSPFSAHARQLIGEIYEDLAKHAPFAGVLFHDDAFLSDFEDAHPEALSAYEKAGLPGDIGRLRDDAELRGRWTGFKAEALHQLTGNLAGKLRYWRPGLKTARNLYARTVLEPASVNWFAQSLPRFLEHYDFTAVMAMPYMEEAKDPEAWLATLAAKIEEHPGALEKVVFELQSVDWRHDNAPIPAETLARWMRLLERWGARHYGYYPDDFPGERPEIKTLMPVMSLRTFPYLP, from the coding sequence ATGGCTCGAATCTGGATGATCTTCCGGCTGGCGATCTTTTTCTTCGCCGCCCCGGTCGGGGCCGAGGCCTATACCGTGCTCTGTTATCACGACGTGCAAGAGGTTGCCAACGACCCCGACGGCATGACCGTTTCCACCGCCAACCTGACCGCCCAGTTCGCCTGGCTGCGGGAAAACGGTTACAAAGTCGTCGGCATCGACGACCTGCTGGCGGCCCGGGAGGGCAAGCGTCCGTTGCCGAAAAAAGCGGTCTTGCTCAGCTTCGACGACGGCTACGCGAGCTTTTACCGCACCGTCTTCCCCCTACTCAAGGCCTTCGACTACCCGGCCGTGCTCGCTCTGGTCGGGCGCTGGATCGAAACACCGGCCGGGCAAACGGTGCCTTACGGCGATCAACAGGTGCCGCGTGAGCATTTCATGAGTTGGGATCAGATTCGCGAGGTCGCCGATTCGAAGTTGGTGGAGATCGCCTCCCACAGCTACGATCTGCATCACGGCGAACCGGCCAATCCCCAAGGAAACACCCAGCCGGCCATGACCAGCCGCCGCTACGACCCGACGAGCGGCCGTTACGAAACGGACGAGGCCTACCGGCACCGACTGGCGGAGGACTTCGCCCGCAACACTGATCTTCTCCAGGAACGTCTCGGCCGCCGCCCCCGGGTCATGGTCTGGCCCTACGGCGAATACAACGGCCTCGCCCGGGAACTGGCCGCAAAACAGGGGATGGAAACCACCCTGACCCTAGAGAGCGGCGTCAACCAGCCGGACAATCTCGCCAACGTGCGCCGCGATCTGATCCTTTACGATCCCGGTCTGGCCGATTTCGTTTGGAATCTGCGTCACCCGACCGATACCAACCCGCCGCAGCGGGTGGTCCATGCCGATCTTGATTACGTCTACGATCCCGATCCCGCCCAGCAGGAAAAAAATCTCGGCCGCCTGCTCGAGCGGGTCAAGACCTTGGGGGTGAGCACCGTCTATCTGCAATCCTTCTCCGATCCCGATGGGGATGGGGTGGCCGAGGCCCTCTATTTTCCCAACCGTCACCTGCCGGTACGCGCCGATCTCTTCAATCGCGCCGCCTGGCAGTTGCGTACCCGCGCCGGGGTTCGGGTCTACGCCTGGATGCCCCTTTTGGCCTTTGCCATCGGCGAGGAAAAAGATCTAATCCTCGCCTGGCGCGCGGAGGGGGAAGCCGCGCCCGATCCCGGCCACTATCGCCGTCTTTCCCCTTTTTCCGCGCACGCGCGGCAGCTGATCGGGGAAATCTATGAGGATCTGGCCAAGCATGCCCCCTTTGCCGGCGTGCTCTTTCACGACGACGCCTTCCTCTCCGATTTCGAGGATGCCCACCCCGAGGCCCTTAGCGCCTACGAAAAAGCCGGCCTGCCGGGGGATATCGGCCGGTTGCGCGACGATGCCGAACTGCGCGGCCGCTGGACCGGATTCAAGGCCGAGGCGCTCCATCAGCTGACCGGTAACCTCGCCGGCAAACTCCGCTACTGGCGCCCGGGGCTGAAGACCGCCCGCAACCTCTACGCCCGAACGGTACTGGAACCGGCCAGCGTCAACTGGTTCGCCCAGAGTCTGCCGCGTTTTCTCGAACACTATGATTTTACGGCGGTCATGGCCATGCCCTACATGGAGGAAGCCAAGGACCCCGAGGCCTGGCTCGCCACCCTGGCAGCGAAGATCGAAGAACACCCCGGCGCCCTGGAAAAGGTCGTCTTCGAACTGCAAAGCGTCGACTGGCGCCACGACAACGCGCCGATTCCCGCCGAAACCCTGGCCCGCTGGATGCGCCTGCTGGAGCGCTGGGGCGCGCGCCATTACGGCTACTATCCCGACGACTTTCCCGGCGAGCGCCCGGAAATCAAGACGCTGATGCCGGTCATGTCCCTGCGCACCTTTCCCTACCTGCCATGA